From Triticum aestivum cultivar Chinese Spring chromosome 7B, IWGSC CS RefSeq v2.1, whole genome shotgun sequence:
TCCGCCACCGCCGGGAACCTCGCCACCCCCGGCACCACCTTCCTCCCGGCCCTCGCCGCCGCCTGCTCCTTCCTCGTCGCGCGATCTCACCGCCTCCCGCTCTCCCTCGCCGAGGCCGCCGAGGCCGCGTCCTGCACCACGGTCGCGCTCGGTGACCTCGTATCCCGCATCGCCTCCCACCTCTCCCTTCCCCCCCTCCCTTCCTTCGACTACCAGGCCGCGCTCGAACGCGCCGTGCTCGGCTCGTACAAGCTCACCACCGCTGCGGGTGATGAGAAGACGAGAGCGATTCTCTCCCAAGCCAGATTTCTCCTCCGCTGCTCCTCCAAGTGGTCGCTCACCACCGGGCGGCACCCACTCCCACTTCTCGCCGGCCTGATTGCCTTTGCCGCAGAGCTGAACAAGGTCGCTGAGGTTTCTGTGGAAGACATTGCCCAGGAGATGTCGGCGGTCGTGCACACCAGCCGTCTCCGATACAAGGAGCTCGTTAAAGTGCTGGTGCATGTCGCGCAGAAGTTGCTTCCGTGGGGTGCCGACGTCAATGCCAGAAACCTGCTCCTGAACGCCCCAATGCTGCTCTGGCTCATGGAGAGGCGGTCGCAGTCCGACCCATCAGAACTGTTTCTTGAGAGCTTCGCTCCGGACATCGCCGGCCTTGTGCAGGTGTACTCATCTGTTGACGAGGGCGAGTCCAAGTACCTCCAGATTGTTCCCCTGGATGTTGATGATTTGGATTTCGAGAATTCTGGGAAAGAGGGCAAGGAATCAGGGGATTTGAAGATCTCAGAGGATTGCCTGTCAGATGCTTACCAGAATGTCTTAAAGAGGCTCTCTAAGCTAAAGGAACTTGGGAAGGTTGGGAAAGTTGCTAGCAGGAGGAAGCAGTGGAGGATAGGGCTGGAGCTGGAACCATGGATGGATTCGCTGGATGATGATCGGACCAAGCGCATGCCACTTGAGGAGGTAGCAGATATTGACATTGGCTATGATGCACCTCCTCCGTCGTTTACTGCTGGATTGGAGCATCAGAAGCGGAGGAGAGCACGAATTGAAGCTGCTAAGTGTCGAATCGATGCAATTAGGAAGGCTCCTGCTGCGCGTACTGTAAATGCAATTGATTCACCGGCTGTTCATGGAAATGAAGATGCTTGTCCACCACAAAAAAGTAGCAGGAAGAAGCTGGGTGGAAAGAGGCGACATGGAGAACATCCTGCGGAGATGTCAGACGCTCCTGACTCTGGGAAGAAGAAACGGAGAACAGACCCATGTGATGGTATTGACTGGGAAGATTGTGTTATCGAACTCCTTTTATTACATGGTGCAAATGAGGCAGAGATTGAACAAGGCCAATACAGAAGACTGTTGGAGTTGCATGTCTTCAGTGCAATAAGTGGAGACAGATAAAAACCTGGCGGTGCAGCGTCTTAAATCTTGCTTCCTGAACATAGGTTTCCATTATTCTGTGGTGCATTGCTCATTTTTAGATAGAGAAATTTTGCGCCGTTTGTATTTTTGTGGAGTTCAGTCAAGCTGATCATGGGAAGAACATATTGTGGTAGGGAAGTGCCTCATGGTAGGCTTTCTGTCTTTCTCCTGCAAAAAACATATAGAAAAATACATAGGAATGATACTTTCCCCGGCGATTTTTATTGCATAGTTGACTGGGATGTGTCACTTTGTGTAACTATACAGCTTATGAAGACATACTCAGTTAGACTTGAGATTGCTATACGGCTTGTGAATGACATACTCTGTTAAACTTGTATTTGTGAGCAATAAGAAATATGCTCTGAAATATGTGTGCTCCGATGGAATGTGCTCTGAAATCAGTTCGGGACGTGCTTTTTCTGATTTCAGTTTCATATATATGATGAGCAAATTACATGTTATTTGCTATGCAGTCCTTGTATTATGTTGCATCTTGTTGAAGGGCTGAAGCGAGCGAATGGCGCCACTACCCCGATGCGATGACGACTCGGCAGCCACAGATCTGCCCCAAGCCTAATGAGCTACTTCTCACTGGATGATTGATGATTGGTTTTGTAGCGTTCACAAACTATGATGCATTGGTGTTGTAGAAGTGGTTGGTGTTGTAGAAGTCCTTGTGCTGTATGGTTTTCAGATGGCATTTGTAATCTTGTACTATTACTGTAATATGTGCTATTGAGCAATTGGTGCCTTGATTAATTTTCTTCAAAAGGCGGCATCAACATTCTCTCGGGAGAAACATGTCGCCTTGTTTAATTTTCAATCTGGAAGAATTCAGTAAACTGACAAGGCTTATTTTACCAAACTAAGGTAGTTTAATTTGTCTGAATCATCTCTTTTCAGGATGAATGACTTAGCTTCTCCTCCATCATGTTTTGCTCCAAACAGAAGCTGTGAAAGGACTCCAGCAAAATGCACTGTAATCGCCAAATCAAAAGAGGTAAGTGCATACTAGTTCAGAAGCTTTGCATCCACTATTCTACTCTGTACATCTATCTGAATTTATCCGTATTCTACTCTGTACATCTATCTGAATTTATAAGTTATAGGCATTCAGCATATTGTGTAGCAAAGACTAGCCTTGCCCTTTTGTTTATTGCTATGGTGTCGATCCTAGACCTAGTGAGCAGATCTGGCCTTGCTGGTTGGTTGCAGCTTTACTCTGTTGCAATTGTTAGCGCTGTATGGAACAGAGCAAACTTCGTTGTGCGGCAGTTCATCATTAGAGTAGCAAAAGATGGCTATTGTTCTTAAAGAATGTGTTATCGAATCGACTTCGGTCACATGCCTGTATATGAACTTGCGTTGATCCGAAAATAGCAAGACTTGGATTTTATAAGACCAAGCTTTTCCCAGCACATAAGCATCGGTGCCTTCACTTGTTTGCAATCAAAGATCAATCTAGACCCGCGGACGTGCGTAAGCTAGATTAGTGCGCTTATGAACGCTCCGGGGGCGTGCCAATGGCACGCCCCAGCCACTAGTCCATATGATGTGTGGTAAAAAGCTATGACATCCTGGTATGTTGGTTACTGCCACTTGACAGTGTCATCAGGTGTATGAAAATGTTAAAACAGAGGGGGAGATTTGAAGAGACTAATCAGACGAAAGACAACATGCCAGGGTTTATTCTCAATTCTTACCTGTTGCCTGTTGGAATACTACTCAAGCCCTTAAAGTAGCCTGACCAATCAACTGGTGTCTTGTTCTTTGCGCTAccaaaaaaaaaaaggaaaaaaaactggtGTCTTGTTCTTGTCCTCATCTTTTGAATTTCCTTTGTCGCAGATGATCATCCCTTAGTGACAAAGATGCATTTCGGCAAACTGAATCAGAAGCATTTCCCTTTAGTTGTCCTCCTATTCATCAGAATAACCTTTTTTCTTCGAGATATAATCATGCATCAATGGCATTACACTCTTCAGGCTGTACAAAAATGCACCCACAAACAATAATCAAAAacggagaaaaggaaaaaaacagcaaccCTCAAACATTGGATGGATTGCGTATGCAAAAGAATCAAGCTCAGCGTATGTCTATCAAAAACCCCTACTAAGAAACGGTACATGTATACCAAACTCAGAAAAAAAAATACATCTGAATTACAGTCACTGCCGCGCGCGGCCATTTAGTGGTTGAAGGCAGTGCAGTCTCTTCTGATCTCTCCGCCGCTGCCGGTCTTCACCCCTAGTCTCCCCACCTTCATCATCGACTCCACGAAGGCCTGGAAGAACCTCGGCTCGCTGTCGGCGAACTCCTCCACCGTCTTCCTTGACCCCCCATCGGTGAAGAGCGCCTGGTCGGAGGTGAAGAGGCCTAGGCCGTTCCTGAGGTTTTGGTAGTAGATGTTGTCGAAGAGGACGGGGCTGAAGGGGTCCATGTTGACTGCGATGGTCGGGCCGACGTCGGGCGGGCACGCCTCCATGAGCCGCTTCGCGTACTCCGGGTTGAACGACGGGTCCAGCTTCACGGTGCTGCTGTAGTTGTACAGCCGCTTGGTGAAGCGGCTGCAGTGCGCGAACCCGACGGTGTGGGCGCCGGAGAGCGCCACCATGTCGCGCTGGGACAGGCCGCTGCGGTAGAAGATGTCGGCGAGCTCCTTGACGTGCATGTCCGGGCCGGGCAGCTTGCCCTCGACGTCGCTGGCCTTGGAGACGAGGCCGTCGAGCCGGCCGAGCTCCACGCTCCAGTAGGGGCCGGACGCCTGCAGCCAAATCATTTACGCAGCGCAGGGTTTCAGAACTCACGGACGATGCAGTGAGAATGTTAGTGGCGTGTAGACCTGCTGACGTATACTACTACAGTACTTACCAGGTGGACGACGTCTCTGGCGGCGAGGGCGaggatgtcggcgcaggagacCACGCCGGGGCACTTCTGCTCGACGGCCGCTTTGACCCGGTTGACGGTGTCGTAACCGTCGCCGGCGAGTGAGTCATCGTCGGGGGAGTTCTTCTCGGCGTCTTCGTTGCGAGAGGCTATCAGGACCGAAGCGTCACAGCCCTGTGATTGCAAGTGGGGTTAGCAAAGCATAACCACTCACAGTTGTACTCAAAACGGCAACGGCCTGAAACGGGAATATGGTGGAAGCAGTATCTGACGGTGATTAACTCATGACGATGTAGTACTCCGGATTCGGATTTTGCGTAACCCATTCCGAGTTGCTTAATCTTTAGATTACCAAAAaaaaaaaaatgagaccaaccaaAGGGCTAGCCCTCATTGGCTTTTCTTTATAGAAGAAACTCCGTGAGCACCACGCGTCCGTGCCGGGACTCAAACTCGGGGGGGCTGGCAGCAACCTCAGCTGCCCAGCCAACAGGTCGACGCCCTATCCTCTAATCTTTAGATTACCAtgtcctcacatgggacaatctTCATACAACTTATGAGGATAGTATAAGGTCTTATGATCCGTGTTCGTTTTAGGAGCACAGTGTGTGAACAGAAAACGGAAATGCTAAAAATCTGATAACTAGTAATTTTTAAGCATGGTGATTTTAATGTCTTTATGGCAAATTACATTATCCCCAAGATGACAATTTCCTTAGCAAGCATGACAAAATATTCATCCCCGCGACATTGCAATTTGCTATCTCGGGTGTTCGATTTGTCATGCTAACATCGCAAAAAAAAAATGGTCATGCTAAAAAAAAACTGACTTTCGATTTGTAGCGAAATTTATAGAAAAGGCTTATGTTGCATCCAAGTATAGGCAGGCTCCAAGTGGGTCCGACCCAACTGGTAGCTCCTGCATCCTACTATGTGTAGGTCaacccaaaaaagaaaaagaaaataaagaatgcTAGAGCGGCACTAAACATCATTACGCGCACGACAGAGGCATCTCTTCGATCTTTATTCTTCACAGCTTTGAACAAGCTGAATGCTGTTCATAAAAAAAAAACTGAACTTGCCGCTTACTACTAGTTTCAGTATTTGAACCAACTCTGCTTCTTCAAcacaaaaaaaaaaaacaatttgtATTTGAACCAAAAAAAAAAACAAGAAGAATCACActctctgaagaagaagaagaagaagaagaagaagaagaagaagaagaagaagaagaagaagaagaagaagaagaagagggcggcaaACGTAGAGCTGGGGTGATGATGATCTGCGGCGAACGCCGAACACGCCGAGGCCAGAGAGATCCATCCGACAGGGCGGGAATTTGATAATTCGGATAGCAGGTGAAAAGTCGCGCTGTCACATGCACGCATAGGCTGTCGCAACCGACGACCACGCGAGGCGATTGAGTTGTTCCTTCCACCTCCACCTCCCTAGCTCCAGCTGCCTCCTAAACGACGCAGCTGGCTAATTCCCCTTACTTTAACTAATCGCCTTTTTGTGCTGCTAATGTTTGATCTCAAAGAGAAAAAAAGCTCAATTTCATCAAGAGAAATCCTACTAATGAGAATTAGCGTGGGAAGAAGCCCTGCAAGCTAGCTACAACTGTAAAGGAGTGTCAACTTGCAGCTTTATCCTTTTTTTTAATAAAGAAAAGTGTGGAATCGCTGGCTTTATTCCAAATCCGAGCAGGCTGGAGAACAGTTTGGAGCTCACAAGACCTGCTGAATTGTTTTTTGGAAAATCAAGAAGAAACTGCTGGGGAATCATCAAAAGCCAACAGACGAATCAAATGCGCTCACCTCGCTCTAGTATCCTCTGTTTCGCCAGTAACCCCAATCCTCTCTAATTCATCAGATGCACGAACGATTTATAGCAGAATAAAGCAAGAACAAGGCGTCCAATGCAAGCTTAGCACATGTATCAGGTGTTTGATCCATGGGCCGATGAGCGGAGGGATGATGAACTCACATTGACGAGGCAGTCGTGGAAGAAGAGCCGGAGCACCGCCGGGATGGTCACGATCGTCTCGTTCTTCTTTCTGGTCACCTCCTTCAGCACGATGTCCTCCAGCTGCGGGCACGTCGTCTTGTAGTAGCCCGGCGACATGCCGCCGCCGTACGCCGCCTCGGTCAGTGAGGACAGCATTGCCGCGACCAGGGCCACCGCCGCCACGGCGCACACGCTTCTTCTCCGTTTCTCCATGAGTATGGGTCCGCCCTAAGCTGTAGTAGTGGTCgatggagggggaggaggccggcctgtAGGGGGACACCGGACACGACGACCGGGGAGACGAAATGGAGAGACCGAGGCGGAGATAGCGGTGGTGGTGAGACCTGGAGAGAGGGCAATGCTTTATAGTGGTCCTAACCCGCTTCAGGATTTGGCCGGAATGCGGCTTAATTTCTGCTTTAAAGTTTCCACTGCCGACGACCTTGACAAAATTATTTTTTCACTGAAAAAGTAGAAATATTGAAAATATTGCTACATAATTTTGATTTTTATTCAACATGGTTCACAGCATAATCTTCAAATCGGTCTGCTCCCTCCTTGGCATAGCATAAACTTGGTCTCGTATGACTTTATTATTGCCAAGGTGTCGTATTTTTACGTTATTTCGTTTGTAATTGACATAATAAAAGCGTCTTTTACtgaaaaatattttcaaaaataaaataaacattGGGCAATAGAATTTGGGACACTAACTTTAAAATTAGAACCAACATTTAAATGTATAGGGGTGGACAACTTTGCTCAATAAAAACTCCTTTGGCTTACATGTTCGGACGCAGTTCACCAAATCGCCCTACAAACCGTTCCCAAACTTAGGGAAGGTCCAACACGGATATCAAATGTCCATAGATAAGAAGATGTTTGAAATCCCATAAACCGTCCTCAATTGATGTTCATGGACACGTTTGAACGTGTTAACAATTGAGGATGTTTGTTTTGGTGACTCCCATTGAAGTTTCCCTAAGCTTCCGTATGCATATTTGCCTACGCTAAAGAAAATTTTGCATGTGGGGATTTCATATTGAAAGAGTTTGACAAATAAAATGACATTTGACAAACATGAAAAGAGTTATTAAAAAAAAGTAACCACGCCAATGCGCTCTCAGGGCCCGGCTCGAGCGAATCCTAGCCGCCACTCCCTCCACCTCCACTTCATGTCCCCGGCTGGGGTCAAAGAACGTTAGTGAGCAAAGCCTGTCGGCCATGGCAGCGGAGCggctgctgataacccacaagtgtagggatctatcatagtctttttgataaataagagtatCGAATCTAACCAGGAGCGAAAAGATTTAATTAATAAAAACTAGTAAGAAATCAGTGTAAAAGCTGTAATGATTGATTGATGATTAGTGGATCACAAGAGAGATTGCAAGACAAATAGTAAGAGAAGTGCAGTACAGCAAGTGAACCCATTCTTAATTTTGACAAGGACAAGCCGATTGTTTTACTTATACGGATCAAATGGGTTTTGACGACGCATGAGAGTTTCCCCAAGTTACTTTCATCTAGTTTCATTGAGTTAACATTCATTGCTTTGATAATTTGTTGTGCGGTGAAACCTGAGATAATGTGTTTTTTTATTGGAACGTCAACATACTTATGATTTTATACACTATGCAAGCGATCCACAAACAAAACAATAATTACGACAACATCTAACCATAGCAATAAACTTTGGTGTTCCAACATCCCTTCATGCAACCGTTAATAAACTTAGGGTTTGGTAATTTTTGACACTCCAACCATCCACCATAGATAATAATAATCACACAATGCTCTCCTCTAGACCCATGAAGGTAAAGTGatatgtagtcaatgttcacagaTCTCCACTATAGAATTACATCACAACATAATATCAACATTGAACTCTCAAACTTCACAAGATTAATAGTAACAAGGTttatcccatgtcctcaagaacataACGGGCTAATCACAACACATCATATAGATCATGATCATTGAAGATGAAAAATGATTAACAATCTGAACATATGGATCTTTCACTAATAAAACTTctaagcatcaactacaatgagtaaacAGCACGAGAAACTAAACTCAATAAAGGATCTGAGGTAAAATTTCATAGATCAAAAATCTATGGTTGA
This genomic window contains:
- the LOC123162898 gene encoding peroxidase 55; translation: MEKRRRSVCAVAAVALVAAMLSSLTEAAYGGGMSPGYYKTTCPQLEDIVLKEVTRKKNETIVTIPAVLRLFFHDCLVNGCDASVLIASRNEDAEKNSPDDDSLAGDGYDTVNRVKAAVEQKCPGVVSCADILALAARDVVHLASGPYWSVELGRLDGLVSKASDVEGKLPGPDMHVKELADIFYRSGLSQRDMVALSGAHTVGFAHCSRFTKRLYNYSSTVKLDPSFNPEYAKRLMEACPPDVGPTIAVNMDPFSPVLFDNIYYQNLRNGLGLFTSDQALFTDGGSRKTVEEFADSEPRFFQAFVESMMKVGRLGVKTGSGGEIRRDCTAFNH